The Brachionichthys hirsutus isolate HB-005 chromosome 8, CSIRO-AGI_Bhir_v1, whole genome shotgun sequence genome contains a region encoding:
- the rbm15b gene encoding putative RNA-binding protein 15B: protein MKRQAGRETSPSRAVAKRIRERERERESARREELPTPLPLPLPPPPPLALLLADTRGYHRRSRSREREKPRLREERAAALELQHRHELSLLGRPPLRTAPAELPAARPGTLEYKTLLISNLGSQVTDEDVEDALFHEFKKFGDVSVKLSHTPELGRIAYVNFRHPEDAKEARHAKSSRLVLGDRQLKIEPMYVRRRSVTPPDVGYLPLHAPYAYRQRSLSPPPGPGGSSIRDLRARHYALESLGLSRERERLLDYYGMLDERGRPYGFPPLMPVVEDLKPEDDQRATSNLFIGNLDGNVTELDLRRCFDKYGLIEDVVIKRPCRVLGGAYAFVKFQNLDMAHRAKVALQGRLVCGNPVKIGYGKANPTTRLWVGGLGPGNSLTALAREFDRFGSIRNIDYVKGDSFAYVQYESLDASQAACTQMRGFPLGGPERRLRVDFAKAEESPSRPFPPGYQPPVAPLAHYDLLGEAYSRHRSLERELRGVRERSSPPSHGLLLSQRDRDRALLERDFAASPTRSLERRVGGVEAFGRGGRKSRSRSRERWLKEREERRSRRKSRSPSAERPAEEREKEKERGRSRIRAPGGAASPDASPNRARVRAPDSTTEPRDHSPDGGAAGRPPATNEDEPPSGRHHAKRSSAERLNNHHPRTGEGAAPASPALHTDSSSSSSPGTLSEFAQAALPKTWNGFFALKNSRFPTELYLLEGGAAFFSAAMRDTLKLQKQNQPGQLKIAQRLRMDRTRLDEVSRRVKLGRPDGFAVLLAVQGLVDRQAAAPEPALQVRLLRHLVTYLRNKEAAGVVSLPAAKAGGPGATLYAFPPGEFSQQYLQAAKRTVGNLDEEHMVVVIVSDTN, encoded by the coding sequence ATGAAGAGGCAGGCCGGGAGAGAGACGAGTCCGTCCAGGGCCGTCGCCAAACGGATCCGGGAGCGGGAGCGGGAGCGGGAGAGTGCGCGGAGAGAGGAGCTGCCtacgccgctgccgctgccgcttccgccgccgccgccgctggcgctgctgctggcCGACACCCGGGGCTATCACCGCCGGAGCCGGAGCAGGGAGCGAGAGAAGCCGCGGCTGAGGGAGGAGCGAGCGGCcgcgctggagctgcagcaccgCCACGAGCTCAGCCTGCTCGGCCGCCCGCCGCTGCGCACCGCCCCGGCGGAGCTCCCCGCCGCCCGGCCGGGCACGCTGGAGTATAAAACGCTGCTCATCAGCAACCTGGGCTCGCAGGTCACGGACGAGGACGTGGAGGACGCGCTGTTTCACGAGTTCAAAAAGTTCGGTGACGTCAGCGTGAAGCTGTCCCACACCCCGGAGCTGGGCCGGATCGCCTACGTCAACTTCCGGCACCCGGAGGACGCCAAGGAGGCCCGGCACGCCAAATCATCCCGGCTGGTGCTCGGGGACCGGCAGCTGAAAATAGAGCCCATGTACGTCCGGAGGCGGAGCGTCACGCCGCCGGACGTGGGTTATCTGCCCCTCCACGCGCCCTACGCCTACAGGCAGCGCTCCCTGTCGCCCCCCCCGGGCCCCGGCGGGAGCAGCATCAGAGACCTCCGCGCCAGACACTACGCCCTGGAGAGCCTGGGCCTCAGCAGGGAGCGGGAGAGGCTGCTGGATTATTATGGGATGCTGGATGAGCGGGGCCGGCCCTACGGCTTCCCCCCCCTGATGCCGGTGGTGGAGGACCTGAAGCCGGAGGACGACCAGCGGGCGACCAGCAACCTCTTCATCGGAAACCTGGACGGGAACGTGACGGAGCTAGACCTGAGGCGGTGCTTCGACAAGTACGGCCTGATCGAGGACGTGGTCATCAAGCGGCCGTGCCGCGTGCTGGGGGGGGCGTACGCCTTCGTCAAGTTCCAGAACCTGGACATGGCCCACCGGGCCAAAGTGGCCCTGCAGGGGCGGCTGGTCTGCGGCAACCCGGTCAAGATCGGCTACGGCAAAGCGAACCCCACCACGCGGctctgggtgggggggctcgGGCCGGGGAACTCCCTCACCGCCCTCGCCCGGGAGTTCGACCGCTTCGGAAGCATCCGGAACATCGACTACGTGAAGGGGGACAGCTTCGCCTACGTCCAGTACGAGAGCCTGGACGCCTCCCAGGCCGCCTGCACCCAGATGAGGGGCTTCCCCCTGGGGGGTCCCGAGCGCCGTCTCAGGGTGGACTTCGCTAAAGCGGAGGAGAGCCCCTCCCGGCCGTTCCCGCCCGGCTACCAGCCCCCCGTCGCCCCCCTCGCTCACTACGACCTCCTGGGGGAGGCCTACAGCCGCCATCGCAGCCTGGAGAGGGAGCTGAGGGGGGTCAGGGAGCGCTCCTCGCCCCCCTCCCacggcctcctcctctcccagcgGGACAGGGACCGGGccctgctggagagagacttCGCCGCCAGCCCCACCCGCAGCCTGGAgcggagggtggggggggtggaggcgTTCGGGAGGGGCGGCAGGAAGAGCcgcagcaggagcagagaacGCTGgctgaaggagagggaggagaggcggagccggaggaagagcaggagtcCGTCCGCCGAGAGGCCGGCGGAGGagcgggagaaggagaaggagagggggCGGTCGAGGATCCGAGCGCCCGGGGGGGCTGCCTCGCCTGACGCGAGCCCAAACCGGGCCCGGGTCCGAGCCCCCGACTCCACCACGGAGCCCAGAGACCACTCCCCCGACGGCGGTGCGGCGGGACGGCCCCCCGCCACGAACGAAGACGAGCCGCCGTCCGGCCGCCACCACGCCAAGAGGTCGTCCGCGGAGCGCCTCAACAATCACCACCCCCGGACCGGCGAGGGCGCCGCCCCCGCCTCCCCCGCCCTCCACacggactcctcctcctcctcctctcccggcACGCTGTCGGAGTTCGCCCAGGCCGCGCTCCCCAAGACGTGGAACGGCTTCTTCGCCCTGAAGAACAGCCGCTTCCCCACGGAGCTgtacctgctggaggggggggcggcgttCTTCAGCGCCGCCATGAGGGACACGCTGAAGCTGCAGAAGCAGAACCAGCCCGGCCAGCTGAAGATCGCCCAGCGGCTCCGCATGGACCGGACCCGGCTGGACGAGGTCTCTCGCCGCGTCAAGCTCGGGCGCCCCGACGGCTTCGCCGTCCTCCTCGCCGTCCAGGGCCTGGTGGACCGCCAGGCCGCCGCCCCCGAGCCGGCGCTGCAGGTGCGCTTGCTTCGCCACCTGGTCACTTACCTGCGTAACAAGGAGGCGGCCGGGGTGGTGAGCCTGCCCGCCGCGAAGGCGGGCGGCCCCGGCGCCACGCTGTACGCCTTCCCCCCCGGGGAGTTCTCTCAGCAGTACCTCCAGGCCGCCAAAAGGACTGTGGGTAATCTGGACGAGGAGCACATGGTCGTCGTGATCGTCAGCGACACCAACTGA
- the manf gene encoding mesencephalic astrocyte-derived neurotrophic factor, translating into MLTLSGLSVALALALVPGPAGALREGDCEVCVTFLGRFYQSLKDNGVSFTNGDIEKALMEICEEAKGKENRFCYYIGATSDAATKISNEVSKPLSSHVPVERICEKLKKKDSQICELRYDKQLDLTSVDLKKLKVKDLKKILEEWGESCKGCAEKSDFIRKITELMPKYDPAAARARTDL; encoded by the exons ATGTTGACTTTAAGCGGACTGTCGGTGGCTCTGGCGCTCGCCCTGGTGCCCGGACCCGCCGGAGCCCTGCGGGAAGGGGACTGCGAAG TGTGCGTGACCTTCCTCGGGAGGTTTTATCAGTCGCTCAAAGACAACGGAGTGAGTTTCACGAATGGCGACATCGAGAAGGCGCTCATGGAGATCTGCGAGGAGGCGAAAGGCAAAGAAAACCGCTTC TGTTATTACATCGGGGCAACAAGCGACGCCGCCACCAAGATAAGCAACGAGGTGTCGAAGCCGCTCAGCTCCCACGTCCCGGTGGAGAGGATCTGCGAGAAGCTCAAGAAGAAGGACAGTCAGATCTGCGAGCTGAGATACG ACAAACAGCTGGACCTGACCTCTGTGGACCTGAAGAAGCTCAAGGTGAAGGACCTGAAGAAGATTCTGGAGGAGTGGGGCGAGTCCTGCAAAGGCTGTGCAGAAAAGTCCGACTTCATCCGTAAGATCACGGAGCTCATGCCAAAGTACGATCCGGCAGCCGCCAGAGCACGGACAGACCTGTAG
- the oser1 gene encoding oxidative stress-responsive serine-rich protein 1: MEAGGKDCEEETLQMAFKKLRVDAESLPGAAGVSEATAPRAASWACLDAGAVKSKLGCPKDNWHGCTRKSSRGVSRTQRRRRSKSPILHPPKFTYCSSTAAPAPPPSGCLKQQRLAVSEPGGTSASPSAPGQKDLSSPLAFGSRAGYESRIEAAVSSREVTPDGRSSGDAPSSREGGPGGSACDKVAFGAPGSSEPSETTDFRALSEQGSGDGPHVPCSCAWRKRSDAQEARCRCRSNQESWAGVEVYAFTGLRDVISECERSLPGREDTPRTTAASAPPPPPSPSPSSGSPRSCSEQARASVDDITIEDLSGYMEYYLCIPKKMSHMAEMMYT, translated from the exons ATGGAGGCGGGGGGGAAGGACTgtgaggaggagacgctgcAGATGGCCTTTAAAAAGCTGAGGGTCGACGCCGAGAG CTTGCCCGGCGCCGCCGGCGTTTCCGAGGCGACGGCTCCCAGGGCGGCGTCGTGGGCGTGTCTCGACGCCGGCGCGGTGAAGTCCAAACTCGGCTGCCCAAAGGACAACTGGCACGG CTGCACGAGGAAATCTTCTCGAGGCGTGTCCAGAACCCAGCGGCGCCGCAGGTCCAAGTCCCccatcctccaccctcccaAGTTCACCTACTGTAGCAGCACCGCAGCGCCGGCGCCGCCCCCTAGTGGCTGCCTGAAGCAACAGCGCCTGGCTGTGTCCGAGCCTGGCGGGACGTCGGCCTCGCCATCCGCCCCGGGCCAGAAAGACCTTTCGTCTCCGCTGGCTTTTGGGTCTCGCGCCGGGTACGAGTCGCGTATCGAAGCCGCGGTTTCCTCTCGAGAGGTCACGCCGGATGGGAGGAGCTCTGGAGACGCTCCATCAAGCAGAGAGGGCGGCCCGGGTGGAAGCGCCTGCGACAAAGTGGCGTTCGGCGCACCCGGGTCATCGGAACCATCGGAAACCACCGACTTCCGAGCTTTATCGGAGCAGGGCTCCGGAGACGGTCCCCACGTTCCCTGCTCCTGTGCCTGGAGGAAGCGCTCCGACGCCCAGGAAGCGCGCTGTCGGTGCCGGTCCAATCAGGAGAGCTGGGCGGGCGTGGAGGTCTACGCCTTCACGGGGCTCCGGGACGTAATCTCTGAGTGCGAGAGGAGCCTGCCGGGCCGGGAGGACACCCCCAGGACTACCGCCGcctccgccccgcccccgcccccgtcaCCGTCACCGTCGTCGGGCTCTCCTCGCTCCTGCTCCGAGCAGGCCCGGGCCTCCGTCGATGACATCACAATAGAGGACCTTTCTGGTTACATGGAGTATTATCTGTGCATCCCCAAGAAGATGTCACACATGGCTGAGATGATGTACACCTAA
- the sdc4 gene encoding syndecan-4, protein MLTLCLVLIVSASAFSESVREMETWMPMKSTQEAAMLTPQDRLEASGSDFGFTDDGEGRYHEDDDEDGYTDDDDDDTLYDDEDYEDFSGSGDGAPTVTPPPQPDVNDNKIPEAALPARPTVGEVDLVRNSNEIQRNEAAPGEEHPSNVLMSHASEDSIFSKTEVLAALIAGGAVGLMFAVLLILLLIYCMKKKDEGSYDLGKKPIYKKAPTTEIYA, encoded by the exons GTGAGGGAGATGGAGACGTGGATGCCCATGAAGAGCACGCAGGAGGCCGCCATGCTGACGCCCCAGGACCGCCTGGAGGCGTCGGGATCCGACTTCGGCTTCACGGACGACGGCGAGGGCAGGTACCACGAAGACGACGATGAAGATGGCTACacagacgatgatgacgatgacacGCTGTACGACGATGAAGACTACGAAGACTTCTCTGGGTCTGGTGACGGAG CACCGACGgtgactccgcctcctcagcCCGACGTCAACGACAACAAGATCCCGGAGGCGGCGCTCCCGGCTCGACCGACCGTCGGCGAGGTGGACCTCGTCCGGAACAGCAACGAGATCCAGAGGAACGAGGCCGCGCCCGGCGAGGAGCACCCGTCCAACGTCCTCATGTCCCACGCCAGCGAAGACAGCATCTTCAGCAAGACGGAGGTCCTGGCAG CTCTGATTGCAGGAGGCGCTGTCGGCCTCATGTTTGccgtcctcctcatcctcctcctcatctacTGCATGAAGAAGAAGGACGAGGGCAGTTACGATTTGGGGAAGAAGCCCATCTACAAGAAAGCCCCCACCACGGAGATCTACGCGTAG